The Virgibacillus phasianinus genome includes a window with the following:
- a CDS encoding oligosaccharide flippase family protein: MREKISNLNKVMTFVSQINKVVTFALFFILLGRYLGPEQFGIYTTILAIVTIFSGFSDLGYGHLIIQSVTKNKKNFNVYYGNGLFILLINILLLIIFLTVFNNIAFGFPTNIVLMVIIADLLFFKIIDLNSKSFQAFGNLAVMSLFIISIGIVKVASVFIIILITSFKPSLEEFLTLYILLYGVVTLLTTIYTIKTIGVPRLKIRDIRFNVKQGIHFSIGGMSRTIYIDVDKIMLTKFISADVTGMYSVAYKIMSLAFFPIQSLLLIYYRSFFEAGKSHINNAVKLSKKLGKLTVVYAVGASILVYFCAPLITLFMGSQYEESITMVRLLLLMLIIQSLYYPFADAMTGSGHQMERSRIQIIAVILNVFLNLILIPLISWKGAVIASIISEFSIFLFVTIFIIKKRNR, translated from the coding sequence ATGAGAGAAAAAATAAGTAATCTAAATAAAGTTATGACATTTGTTAGTCAAATAAATAAGGTAGTGACTTTTGCACTTTTTTTTATTCTATTAGGAAGGTATCTTGGTCCAGAACAATTTGGAATTTACACAACAATTTTGGCGATTGTCACTATATTTAGTGGTTTTAGTGACTTGGGATATGGACATCTGATTATTCAAAGTGTAACAAAAAACAAAAAAAACTTTAATGTATACTATGGAAATGGTCTATTTATATTGTTAATTAACATATTACTATTAATCATCTTTCTAACCGTTTTTAATAATATTGCATTTGGGTTTCCAACAAATATAGTATTAATGGTTATTATTGCAGATTTATTATTTTTTAAAATAATTGATTTGAATTCTAAATCGTTTCAAGCATTTGGTAATTTAGCTGTAATGTCCTTGTTCATCATTTCTATTGGGATAGTAAAAGTGGCATCAGTATTCATAATCATTTTAATTACTTCTTTTAAACCTAGCTTAGAAGAATTTCTAACGTTGTATATCCTATTGTATGGTGTTGTAACACTATTAACAACCATTTATACAATCAAAACTATAGGAGTTCCTCGTCTTAAAATAAGGGATATAAGGTTTAATGTGAAGCAGGGCATACATTTTTCAATTGGTGGGATGTCACGAACTATCTATATAGATGTTGATAAAATAATGCTTACCAAATTTATTAGTGCTGATGTTACTGGCATGTATTCTGTAGCCTATAAAATTATGAGTCTTGCGTTTTTTCCAATCCAATCATTACTCTTAATATATTATAGAAGCTTTTTTGAGGCAGGCAAAAGCCATATAAATAACGCTGTAAAGTTGAGCAAAAAGTTAGGTAAGTTAACAGTAGTTTATGCTGTTGGTGCATCCATTCTTGTCTATTTTTGCGCACCTTTAATTACATTATTTATGGGAAGCCAGTATGAGGAATCGATAACTATGGTTAGGTTGCTTTTACTAATGTTAATTATCCAATCACTATATTATCCATTTGCAGATGCAATGACGGGTTCAGGCCATCAGATGGAAAGAAGTAGAATTCAAATAATAGCAGTAATATTAAATGTTTTTTTGAATCTAATACTTATACCACTAATATCATGGAAGGGAGCAGTGATTGCTTCTATAATATCTGAATTTAGTATTTTCCTTTTTGTAACTATATTTATTATCAAAAAAAGAAACAGGTGA
- the sda gene encoding sporulation histidine kinase inhibitor Sda: MKELSDKVLVETLAEAKALNLDSEFISIVENELKRRRIVGT, translated from the coding sequence ATGAAAGAACTATCAGATAAGGTATTAGTAGAGACCTTAGCTGAGGCAAAAGCATTAAACTTGGACTCGGAGTTTATTTCAATAGTTGAAAACGAATTGAAAAGACGCAGAATAGTGGGGACGTAG
- a CDS encoding LysM peptidoglycan-binding domain-containing protein produces the protein MANKKIIMSVTASAVIASTFAATQAEAASYKVQSGDSLWGIAQKYNTSVSQLKSINDLSSDLIFPNQIIETSKSSNSGKVESKPSANTSTTYTVKRGDTLSGIAAKYDISLSNLMDWNNLDTYLIYPGDKFVVSKSGKVENTPAPEPEKDVASASVYTVRSGDTLSGIAYSHDVTVSALKKWNNLSSDLIIVGQKLNIGSKGTSSGGSTGSVETPSADVDYSASKVVSIAKSMLGVDYQWGGTTPAGFDCSGFIKYVYEKAGMDISRTSSAGYFNRSYYVNNPQVGDLVFFENTYKAGISHMGIYLGNGEFIHAGSSGVEISPVHGKYYWGKHFDSYKRFY, from the coding sequence TTGGCAAATAAGAAAATTATTATGTCGGTAACAGCAAGTGCAGTAATAGCTTCAACCTTTGCCGCAACGCAAGCGGAGGCAGCATCGTACAAAGTTCAGAGCGGTGACTCACTATGGGGCATAGCACAGAAATATAACACCAGTGTTTCACAGTTGAAATCTATTAACGATTTATCTAGTGATCTCATTTTTCCAAACCAAATCATCGAAACTTCTAAATCTAGCAACAGCGGAAAAGTTGAATCAAAACCATCTGCTAACACATCTACTACATATACAGTGAAACGCGGCGACACACTAAGTGGTATCGCTGCAAAATATGACATTTCTTTATCAAACTTAATGGACTGGAACAATTTAGATACATACTTGATTTATCCTGGCGATAAATTTGTTGTTTCGAAGAGTGGCAAGGTGGAAAACACACCAGCGCCTGAGCCGGAGAAGGATGTTGCATCAGCTTCTGTCTATACGGTGCGTTCTGGCGATACATTGAGCGGAATTGCCTACAGCCACGATGTAACCGTATCTGCTTTGAAGAAGTGGAATAACTTGTCGTCTGATTTAATTATTGTTGGACAGAAGTTGAACATTGGTTCGAAGGGTACTAGCTCTGGCGGCAGCACTGGCTCTGTTGAAACGCCTAGCGCTGACGTTGACTATAGCGCGAGCAAAGTTGTCAGCATCGCAAAAAGCATGTTAGGCGTCGACTACCAATGGGGCGGCACCACACCAGCCGGATTCGACTGCAGTGGCTTCATCAAATATGTGTATGAGAAAGCTGGCATGGATATTTCACGTACATCAAGCGCCGGTTATTTCAACCGCTCTTACTACGTGAACAATCCACAAGTTGGCGATCTAGTATTCTTTGAAAATACCTACAAGGCTGGGATCTCTCACATGGGAATCTACCTTGGCAATGGTGAGTTCATTCACGCCGGATCAAGCGGTGTTGAAATTAGCCCAGTGCATGGTAAGTATTATTGGGGTAAACATTTCGATAGTTATAAACGGTTTTATTAA
- a CDS encoding lmo0937 family membrane protein → MLWTILIVLLILWVLGFSFHILGGLIHILLVIAAILLVIKVIQSIAKG, encoded by the coding sequence ATGCTTTGGACCATCTTGATAGTTTTATTGATTTTATGGGTACTGGGATTCTCCTTTCACATACTCGGTGGGTTGATTCATATTTTGCTAGTTATTGCAGCAATTTTACTGGTGATTAAAGTAATTCAATCCATAGCAAAAGGTTAA
- a CDS encoding tyrosine-protein phosphatase, which produces MIDINCHILPGMDEGAKSLTESLKMADIAVQQGITHIIATPHHTEGDAATSADNIIGAVDYLNGKLKEQDVPLKILPGQEPRVYGEMLKGLRSGEVLPLNQTSEYVFINLPRDYVPHYLTQLQFDLQIAEYKPIIVHPERNQELIANPDKLYRMVKNGALTQITAASIVGKSGKKIQKFAHQMIQANLGHFIASEANNGHKKSFYLKQAYGTIKNGFGNAMVYQFMENSQYIVDNLTVPKEQPERIRIKKGLRIFS; this is translated from the coding sequence ATGATCGATATTAATTGCCATATCCTTCCTGGGATGGATGAAGGCGCAAAGTCTTTAACGGAAAGCTTGAAGATGGCTGATATCGCGGTTCAACAGGGGATTACACATATTATTGCAACACCGCATCACACGGAAGGGGACGCGGCAACTTCAGCGGATAATATAATTGGGGCAGTTGATTATCTGAATGGAAAACTGAAAGAGCAGGATGTGCCGCTAAAGATATTACCTGGTCAGGAACCGAGAGTATATGGGGAAATGCTCAAGGGGCTGCGGTCAGGGGAAGTGCTGCCGTTAAATCAGACAAGCGAGTATGTATTCATCAACCTACCAAGGGATTATGTACCGCATTATTTGACACAGCTGCAATTCGATCTGCAAATTGCCGAGTATAAACCAATTATTGTTCACCCGGAGCGAAATCAGGAATTGATCGCGAACCCTGATAAATTATATCGAATGGTAAAAAACGGGGCATTAACCCAAATCACTGCTGCTAGTATCGTGGGGAAATCTGGAAAAAAGATTCAAAAATTTGCCCACCAAATGATCCAGGCGAACCTAGGACATTTTATAGCATCTGAGGCAAATAATGGTCATAAAAAGTCCTTCTATCTGAAGCAAGCTTATGGTACTATTAAGAATGGTTTTGGAAATGCGATGGTTTATCAATTCATGGAAAATAGCCAATATATTGTTGATAACCTTACCGTACCAAAAGAACAACCAGAGCGCATACGAATAAAAAAAGGTTTACGAATCTTTAGCTAA
- a CDS encoding O-antigen polymerase: MLEFYNIITFAFLSILSLYYLKSIIQGQINIGHIAYFVYYIAFAIPILLDLVLGIPVYSNRPGFKLATNDTHTIFIYDTYMIFIGILWFLFSTKKKLRYSDIEKSNRRQQKLFKGILWILVVFPILLVLFAPEAGFYLDYGAINQKQLVSQKIIDFHGIIHLFSLISIVSGILILLIDKMKFNRFLMLVMPWVFIAIWLNGKRSAVVIFIALLIISLVIKGYIQGWKLVIFTFICLILFLGYNTFYTNQIKYETLDVKLTQAEKYQNFRINYGRDDVTKLSIYSMLNDKPEILDYPGQSILFYLTFYVPRELWNNKPWTYPVYLTSAVFMNRVDSGYIGWTMTTSWFEEAISNFGIFGFLIGPALLLFLCRLGDRYQNRIIHTATLLIVILFIMLPLSSFIPLFLIWMIILIYFQKFNNVIKVSN, encoded by the coding sequence ATGCTTGAATTTTATAACATAATAACTTTTGCATTTTTAAGTATACTTTCTTTATATTATTTAAAAAGTATAATTCAGGGTCAAATTAACATAGGGCATATAGCTTATTTTGTATATTATATTGCTTTTGCAATTCCAATTTTACTGGATTTGGTATTAGGAATACCGGTTTATTCAAATCGCCCTGGTTTTAAATTGGCTACTAATGACACTCATACAATCTTTATATATGATACTTATATGATATTTATAGGAATACTATGGTTTTTATTTAGTACAAAAAAAAAATTAAGGTATAGTGATATTGAAAAATCAAATCGCAGACAACAAAAACTATTTAAAGGGATATTATGGATTTTGGTTGTTTTTCCAATACTTCTTGTACTATTCGCACCTGAAGCGGGTTTCTATCTTGATTACGGTGCAATTAATCAAAAACAATTAGTAAGCCAAAAGATTATCGACTTTCATGGTATTATTCATTTATTTAGTTTAATTAGTATAGTATCTGGTATTTTAATTTTGCTGATAGATAAAATGAAATTTAATCGCTTTCTGATGCTTGTTATGCCGTGGGTTTTTATTGCTATTTGGTTGAACGGTAAACGTTCAGCTGTGGTGATTTTCATTGCTCTACTAATTATTTCCTTAGTAATAAAAGGATATATACAAGGATGGAAGCTTGTTATTTTTACTTTTATATGTCTGATTTTGTTTTTAGGGTACAATACTTTTTACACAAATCAAATTAAGTATGAAACCCTAGATGTGAAACTAACCCAAGCCGAAAAGTATCAAAACTTTCGAATCAATTATGGTAGGGATGATGTAACAAAATTATCGATTTATTCAATGCTTAATGACAAACCCGAAATTCTAGATTACCCTGGCCAAAGTATTCTATTTTATTTAACCTTTTATGTTCCGAGAGAGCTATGGAATAACAAACCCTGGACCTATCCGGTATATTTAACATCAGCGGTGTTCATGAATAGGGTTGATTCCGGTTATATCGGATGGACAATGACTACAAGTTGGTTTGAAGAAGCTATTTCAAACTTTGGGATATTTGGGTTTTTAATCGGGCCAGCTTTATTATTATTTTTATGTCGTTTAGGTGATCGATATCAAAATCGCATTATTCACACAGCTACCTTGTTAATTGTGATTTTATTTATTATGCTTCCTTTGAGTAGTTTTATTCCTTTATTTTTAATATGGATGATTATTTTAATTTATTTTCAAAAGTTTAATAACGTAATTAAGGTTTCTAATTAA
- a CDS encoding response regulator transcription factor → MIHVLLVEDQQLFREGIKALIHHEEDLEVVGMAETADDSFRLIEEKQPHVVLMDLHIAGIDGVKATRYIKDHYPGTKVILLTTYVEEDLIIAGLNADADGFLFKNLNATKLIQAIRDAFYGDMVISGQAARILARRIRHNMYNKKQILARKLEHRSIYLTEKELDIAYLMMEGKANKVIAEYMYLSEGTIKNYISDIYTKVNMRRRSKVIEYFRGFFH, encoded by the coding sequence ATGATACATGTTCTACTAGTAGAGGATCAGCAGCTGTTTCGCGAGGGAATAAAGGCCTTAATCCATCATGAAGAAGACCTGGAAGTGGTTGGCATGGCAGAGACTGCGGATGATTCTTTTCGATTAATCGAAGAAAAACAGCCACATGTTGTGCTGATGGACTTACATATTGCCGGTATCGACGGGGTTAAAGCTACCAGGTATATCAAAGATCACTACCCCGGAACAAAGGTAATTCTGCTTACGACCTATGTCGAGGAAGACTTGATTATAGCGGGGTTAAATGCTGATGCGGACGGTTTCCTGTTTAAGAATCTGAACGCAACAAAATTGATACAGGCTATCAGGGATGCATTTTATGGTGACATGGTTATCTCCGGTCAAGCGGCCAGAATCCTAGCGAGAAGGATTAGACACAACATGTACAATAAGAAGCAGATTCTGGCAAGAAAGCTTGAACATCGATCCATCTACTTAACGGAGAAAGAACTCGACATCGCGTATTTGATGATGGAAGGCAAAGCGAATAAAGTGATTGCCGAATACATGTATTTGAGCGAAGGCACGATCAAGAACTATATCAGCGACATTTATACGAAGGTAAATATGCGAAGACGGTCAAAAGTGATCGAATATTTCCGTGGCTTTTTTCATTAA
- a CDS encoding tyrosine-protein phosphatase, giving the protein MIDIHCHILPGIDDGAQTESDSIAMANAAVDQGIDTIIATPHHMNGKYENSKQDIITHVNVLNDLFQEEDIPLTILPGQEIRMNGEIIDELEDGIIQSLNHSKYLFVEFPSSSVPRYAKQMLFDIQLAGYKPVIVHPERNQVLIEHPSMLYEFVKKGSLTQITAGSLCGKFGKNLQKFSHQLVEANLTHFIASDAHNTTSRGFTLQEGYKELMDQHGVDARYMFMENAQLLVESKTVNRLEPAEVKKKKFLGIF; this is encoded by the coding sequence ATGATTGATATACATTGTCATATATTGCCAGGAATTGATGATGGCGCCCAAACGGAATCGGACAGTATCGCGATGGCGAACGCTGCGGTTGATCAGGGGATTGATACCATCATTGCAACTCCGCACCATATGAATGGAAAATATGAAAATAGCAAGCAGGATATTATAACGCATGTGAACGTGTTAAATGATTTATTTCAGGAAGAGGATATTCCGCTAACCATTCTTCCAGGGCAGGAAATCCGCATGAATGGGGAGATCATCGACGAGCTTGAAGATGGCATTATTCAATCGTTGAACCATTCGAAATACCTGTTTGTTGAATTTCCGTCCAGCAGTGTTCCACGCTATGCGAAGCAGATGCTTTTCGATATCCAGCTTGCCGGCTATAAACCGGTGATTGTGCATCCTGAGCGTAACCAAGTACTAATCGAACATCCATCGATGCTGTATGAGTTTGTTAAAAAAGGGTCATTAACCCAAATAACGGCAGGCAGTTTATGCGGCAAATTCGGCAAAAATCTGCAGAAGTTCTCCCACCAACTGGTTGAGGCGAATTTAACCCACTTCATTGCTTCTGATGCGCATAATACAACATCACGAGGGTTTACGTTGCAGGAAGGGTACAAGGAATTGATGGATCAGCATGGAGTAGACGCGCGGTATATGTTCATGGAAAATGCTCAATTGCTGGTCGAAAGCAAAACCGTGAACCGCCTGGAGCCTGCAGAGGTTAAAAAGAAGAAGTTTCTCGGAATCTTTTAG
- a CDS encoding CpsD/CapB family tyrosine-protein kinase, producing the protein MARRKKQSKTTSKIRHLITNLNPRSPISEQYRAIRTNLQFSSVDQELKTIVVTSSGPSEGKSMTAANLAVVYAQQGKRVLLVDTDLRKPTIHYTFRLDNLAGLSNILVGEKALENVIVSSEIDNLDLIPCGPIPPNPSELLASKKMQSTIQAASEVYDIIIFDTPPVLAVTDAQILANICDGSVLVIKSKDTEVEAAKKAIETLEQANARILGTILNDREKKASNYYYYYGTSK; encoded by the coding sequence ATGGCTCGCAGAAAAAAACAGTCTAAAACAACAAGTAAAATCAGACACTTGATCACGAACCTTAATCCGCGTTCGCCAATATCCGAGCAATACCGGGCAATCCGAACAAACCTGCAATTTTCATCTGTTGATCAAGAATTAAAAACAATTGTGGTTACGTCATCCGGACCAAGTGAAGGAAAGTCCATGACAGCTGCGAACCTTGCCGTTGTTTATGCACAGCAAGGAAAACGGGTACTGCTTGTTGATACCGACTTGCGCAAGCCAACGATCCATTATACATTCCGGCTCGATAACCTAGCGGGGTTAAGTAATATCCTTGTTGGCGAGAAGGCGCTTGAGAATGTCATCGTTTCAAGTGAGATTGATAATCTGGATCTCATTCCATGTGGCCCGATTCCGCCAAACCCGTCAGAACTATTAGCATCAAAAAAGATGCAAAGCACCATCCAGGCTGCAAGTGAAGTGTACGATATCATCATCTTTGATACACCACCAGTGCTGGCAGTGACCGATGCGCAAATCCTAGCAAATATTTGTGATGGTTCCGTGCTGGTTATTAAAAGTAAAGATACAGAAGTAGAAGCGGCCAAAAAGGCGATCGAAACGTTAGAGCAGGCGAATGCGAGAATACTTGGAACGATATTGAATGACCGTGAGAAAAAGGCTTCTAATTATTACTACTATTATGGAACGTCGAAATAA
- a CDS encoding acyltransferase, with protein sequence MSGRSLFQKYNIILRIFELTSKLIPKFVFNLFWFICDNSESKPCLLLRYLYLKKYIKNCGENIFIGKGVVLKNSRKLSIGSNVSIHAYSYVDAIGGITIGDNVSIANHTSLISFEHTWENTEIPIKYNNTKKGSIKVSDDVWIGCGCRILSNVTIHERCIVAAGAVLNKDTKSNTLMGGVPARDLKQI encoded by the coding sequence ATGAGCGGTAGATCACTTTTTCAAAAATATAATATTATTTTAAGAATATTTGAATTAACAAGCAAATTAATCCCGAAATTTGTTTTTAATTTGTTTTGGTTTATATGCGATAATTCGGAATCAAAGCCCTGCCTATTACTAAGATATCTATATTTAAAAAAGTACATAAAAAATTGCGGGGAAAACATTTTTATTGGAAAAGGGGTAGTGCTCAAGAACAGTCGTAAACTAAGTATTGGGTCTAATGTAAGTATACATGCTTATTCCTACGTAGATGCAATTGGAGGAATTACTATAGGCGATAACGTTTCAATAGCAAATCATACCTCTCTTATTTCTTTTGAGCATACTTGGGAAAACACTGAAATACCGATTAAATACAATAATACAAAAAAAGGTAGTATAAAAGTAAGTGATGATGTTTGGATAGGATGTGGATGTCGAATTTTATCAAACGTGACTATTCATGAAAGATGTATTGTTGCAGCGGGGGCCGTTTTGAATAAGGATACTAAATCAAATACATTGATGGGCGGTGTCCCAGCTAGAGATCTTAAACAAATTTAA
- a CDS encoding polysaccharide biosynthesis protein, which translates to MTYHNRLALLVIMDSIIVSTAIFIASWIVYPYVPVFNMPALIISSIALLIFHHVFASIYNLYNKVWSYASVGELTAIVKAITFSIISAGIVQFLVNDFSIYRRALVVTWMLHIILIGGSRFIWRIYRDQFMNNAEDKKRTLIIGAGSAGAMIVRQLKNQNNSELLPIAFIDDDPSKQKMQLYNLPVLGQAKDIETVVKNHSIEHIVIAIPSLRNGELNKLVTECNKSSAKVQMIPKIEDLMTGKISVSNLKNVEVEDLLGREPVELDINAISEYVTGNTVMVTGAGGSIGSELCRQLMRFTPSKIVLLGHGEFSIYTIDMELKEKYGDMDIEIVPVIADVQDRKRIFEVVEKHKPTIVYHAAAHKHVPLMEYNPHEAVKNNVIGTKNVAEAADTFGVSTFVMVSTDKAVNPTNVMGATKRVAEMVVQDMAQRSKTKFVAVRFGNVLGSRGSVIPLFKMQIERGGPVTVTDPEMTRYFMTIPEASRLVIQAGTLAKGGEIFVLDMGEPVRIVDLAKNLIKLSGFTEDEIPIKFAGIRPGEKLYEELLGKDEIHPNQVYEKIYVGRTSEVEENILLDLIVSFNGYDSEELKNKLMGIVFLEKTLLAVNSGL; encoded by the coding sequence GTGACTTATCATAATAGATTGGCATTATTAGTAATCATGGATTCCATTATCGTCAGCACAGCCATATTCATCGCCTCCTGGATTGTCTATCCATACGTACCCGTCTTCAATATGCCAGCATTGATCATTAGTTCCATCGCACTCTTAATTTTCCATCACGTCTTTGCATCCATCTATAATCTTTATAATAAAGTATGGTCCTATGCCAGTGTAGGTGAGCTTACCGCAATTGTTAAAGCCATTACATTCTCTATTATTTCAGCGGGAATTGTTCAATTCCTGGTAAACGACTTTTCCATTTATAGACGAGCACTTGTCGTTACATGGATGTTACATATTATCTTAATCGGAGGATCACGATTCATATGGAGGATATATCGTGATCAATTTATGAATAACGCCGAAGACAAAAAACGCACATTGATAATCGGCGCTGGCTCAGCTGGAGCAATGATTGTGAGACAGCTGAAAAATCAAAACAACTCGGAGTTATTACCGATAGCGTTTATCGACGATGATCCTTCCAAGCAAAAAATGCAATTATATAATTTACCCGTTTTAGGACAAGCGAAGGACATCGAAACAGTTGTCAAAAATCACAGCATTGAACATATCGTTATTGCGATTCCGTCACTCAGAAATGGTGAGTTAAATAAACTCGTTACGGAATGTAATAAATCATCAGCTAAGGTGCAGATGATACCGAAGATTGAGGACTTGATGACTGGGAAAATTTCTGTTAGCAATTTAAAGAATGTCGAGGTTGAAGATTTACTTGGGCGTGAACCAGTCGAACTTGATATAAACGCCATATCGGAATACGTAACAGGTAACACAGTAATGGTAACCGGGGCAGGTGGTTCGATTGGATCGGAACTTTGCCGCCAGCTTATGCGTTTTACCCCAAGTAAAATTGTCTTGCTCGGTCACGGAGAATTTAGTATTTATACGATAGATATGGAGCTTAAAGAAAAATACGGTGACATGGATATTGAAATTGTGCCGGTTATTGCAGATGTGCAGGACCGCAAACGCATTTTTGAAGTCGTGGAAAAACATAAACCGACAATTGTTTATCATGCAGCAGCGCATAAGCATGTTCCTTTGATGGAATATAATCCGCATGAAGCGGTGAAGAACAATGTTATTGGTACGAAAAATGTTGCTGAAGCAGCGGATACATTTGGTGTAAGTACCTTTGTTATGGTATCAACTGATAAGGCCGTTAACCCAACCAATGTTATGGGGGCGACTAAACGTGTTGCTGAAATGGTCGTTCAGGATATGGCTCAACGAAGTAAGACAAAATTTGTAGCTGTTCGATTCGGGAATGTATTGGGAAGTCGGGGTAGTGTTATTCCACTGTTTAAAATGCAAATTGAAAGAGGTGGCCCTGTTACCGTGACTGATCCTGAAATGACAAGATATTTTATGACGATACCGGAAGCATCTAGGCTTGTCATTCAGGCTGGTACCCTTGCGAAGGGCGGAGAGATTTTTGTCTTGGATATGGGCGAGCCCGTGAGGATTGTGGATTTGGCTAAGAATCTAATAAAACTTTCAGGTTTTACAGAAGATGAGATTCCCATTAAATTTGCTGGTATCAGGCCAGGTGAGAAGTTGTATGAGGAATTACTTGGTAAGGATGAGATTCACCCTAATCAGGTTTATGAGAAAATATATGTTGGTAGAACGAGTGAAGTTGAGGAAAACATCCTCTTAGATTTAATCGTGAGTTTTAATGGGTATGATTCTGAGGAATTAAAAAATAAATTGATGGGGATTGTATTTTTGGAAAAGACTTTGTTGGCAGTGAACAGTGGGCTTTAA
- a CDS encoding YveK family protein: MEETISLKEIFEVIKKRLLLIISLIVGAALIAAVVSYFVLTPTYQASTQFIVNQEAQDPKVPYSTTDIQTNIELINTYNVIIKSPAILEDVVKELDLPYTADTLKSKLAVSSAEKSQVVNVTVTDTDPETAVKIANTTVETFQEKIPDIMSVDNVSILAKADLADNPSQVSPNPLLNIAIAVVLGAMVGVGLAFLLEYLDNTIRTEDDIENKLGLPLLGVVTHINDEDVRDSRLPEANRMKRGGYNGSQKKTV, from the coding sequence ATGGAAGAAACGATATCCCTCAAGGAAATTTTTGAGGTTATTAAGAAACGTCTCTTGTTGATTATTTCATTAATAGTAGGGGCTGCCTTGATTGCTGCTGTTGTCAGCTATTTTGTCCTGACGCCTACTTATCAAGCAAGTACACAGTTTATTGTAAATCAGGAGGCACAGGATCCGAAAGTTCCATATAGTACGACTGATATACAGACAAACATCGAACTGATTAATACGTATAATGTCATTATTAAGAGTCCTGCCATATTAGAGGATGTTGTCAAGGAGCTGGATTTACCATATACGGCGGATACGCTGAAATCGAAGCTTGCGGTTTCGAGTGCGGAGAAATCCCAGGTAGTGAATGTAACTGTTACAGATACAGATCCCGAAACGGCGGTTAAGATTGCCAATACAACGGTCGAAACCTTCCAGGAAAAAATTCCAGATATCATGAGTGTCGATAACGTCAGTATTCTTGCCAAAGCAGATCTTGCTGACAACCCAAGCCAAGTGAGTCCAAACCCGTTACTGAACATTGCAATCGCGGTTGTACTTGGGGCAATGGTTGGTGTAGGTCTAGCGTTCTTACTAGAGTACTTGGATAATACAATTCGGACCGAGGATGATATTGAAAATAAGCTCGGCTTGCCGTTATTAGGTGTGGTCACGCATATTAATGACGAGGATGTCCGGGATAGTCGTCTTCCGGAAGCGAACAGAATGAAACGGGGTGGATACAATGGCTCGCAGAAAAAAACAGTCTAA